A region from the Drosophila bipectinata strain 14024-0381.07 chromosome 3R, DbipHiC1v2, whole genome shotgun sequence genome encodes:
- the LOC108119832 gene encoding organic cation transporter protein-like, with protein sequence MDLEKVLDKCGSFGPYQILLLGLFGYTNIVSSLHYFSQTLISFTPPFRCSLSTADFSENDTSVETCTFKQYNGQVSKCYSWQYEREENYESITTELDWVCDEAFNLAVGQSFFFVGSVMGSIFFGYLADRIGRLPACILTTLTGAAGDFLTSFVSDLPWFSFTRFVSGLSLDTQYVLMYILVFEYLSPKHRTFGLNIILALFYCFGLMISPWIAIWLGSWRKYLWATSLPALGMLIYPFCLHESVEWLLTKGKFDKAANNLRSIAKMNGRKVDDAVFDEFIKFYTLKLKSNQKANKDTFMGMLKTPRLRRFTITLLIKSVIITLAFDILNRNVEGVGTSPFKLFSYTGICYFPAGLSLILFQNRIGRKGMAFASLFGGGIITAVTGYLVGTLDPAKYSLLLAIMVGLGRFGGSVAYDAEAQYAAEIIPTSVRGRGVANIHVIGYGFGFFSSYIIYLGTIYKPLPSFLLSFLLFIGAALCLSLPETLHKKLPQTLEEGEVFAKGEKWYYFPCFSRQKHFNKSESQLESAH encoded by the exons ATGGATCTTGAGAAAGTCCTGGACAAGTGCGGGAGCTTCGGGCCCTATCAGATTCTACTGCTGGGCCTCTTCGGATACACAAACATTGTCTCTTCCTTGCACTACTTTTCACAGACTCTCATCAGTTTTACACCACCCTTCAG ATGTTCTTTGTCAACTGCAGATTTTTCAGAGAATGACACCTCGGTGGAGACTTGTACTTTTAAGCAATATAATGGCCAAGTTTCAAAGTGCTACTCTTGGCAATACGAAAGGGAAGAAAACTATGAAAGCATCACAACAGAA cTCGATTGGGTCTGCGACGAAGCCTTTAACCTGGCTGTGGGGCAATCCTTTTTCTTCGTGGGCTCTGTAATGGGGAGCATCTTCTTTGGATATCTCGCAGATCGCATTGGAAGACTACCAGCCTGCATTTTGACTACCTTGACAGGGGCAGCTGGAGACTTCTTGACCTCTTTTGTGAGTGATCTACCATGGTTTTCATTTACCCGCTTTGTTTCGGGACTTTCGTTGGACACTCAATATGTCCTGATGTATATTTTGG ttttcgAGTACCTGAGTCCTAAACACCGTACGTTTGGATTGAACATCATCCTGGCCCTATTCTACTGCTTTGGTCTGATGATCTCGCCGTGGATAGCCATTTGGCTAGGAAGCTGGCGAAAATACCTTTGGGCAACTTCCCTGCCAGCTCTGGGAATGCTAATTTACCCTTTTTGTCTCCACGAAAGTGTTGAATGGCTGCTGACCAAAGGAAAATTCGACAAGGCCGCTAACAATCTGCGCAGTATTGCCAAAATGAATGGCCGAAAAGTAGACGACGCTGTTTTCGatgaatttattaaattctaCACTTTAAAGCTAAAAAGTAATCAGAAGGCGAACAAAGACACTTTCATGGGAATGCTGAAAACGCCGAGGCTCAGGAGGTTTACAATAACTCTTCTAATTAAATC AGTGATCATCACACTGGCTTTTGATATCCTGAATCGCAATGTTGAAGGCGTAGGAACTTCTCCTTTTAAGCTTTTCTCCTACACAGGAATCTGCTATTTTCCAGCGGGTCTATCCCTTATACTGTTCCAGAATAGAATCGGAAGAAAAGGAATGGCATTTGCCTCTCTTTTCGGAGGCGGCATTATTACAGCTGTCACTGGTTACCTGGTGGGCACCCTCGATCCGGCGAAGTACTCATTGCTCCTGGCCATCATGGTGGGCTTGGGTCGTTTCGGAGGTTCCGTCGCCTACGATGCAGAGGCCCAGTATGCGGCAGAGATTATACCTACCAGTGTCCGAGGCAGAGGAGTGGCCAACATTCATGTTATAGGCTATGGGTTCGGGTTCTTCAGTTCATACATCATCTATCTGGGCACAATTTACAAGCCCCTGCCTTCGTTCCTGCTCAGTTTCTTGCTCTTCATTGGAGCCGCCTTGTGCCTCAGTCTACCAGAAACTTTACACAA GAAACTACCACAAACTTTGGAGGAAGGAGAGGTATTTGCAAAAGGCGAGAAGTGGTACTACTTTCCCTGCTTTTCGCGCCAAAAGCATTTCAACAAATCCGAATCTCAGTTGGAGTCAGCTCATTAG